CCGCGATTTCAGCAATATCTGAAAAAGCAGTATCTCTTGTTAAATCGGCTGAAATATTGAAAATGCCGTGGAAAGCAAAAACTTGACAATTAACATACTTCTATATTATACTTTTAGCCAGTGTTCCGGTAGTATAATTCAACTCAACAAGAACAGGGAGGTAAACCATGAAAAATGTCTTGATTCTCACACTGACTGGCCTTTTTGTGGGCGTTATAGTGGCACTGGGGATATCAAACTTCTCTTTCCTGCCAATGTCGGCGGGGGGCGCAATCGCGGGACTTTCTGCGTTTGCGAGCATGTTCTTAATTCAACCGTTCCTCTATCGATGATAGACGGCGAATACCGTCATCCATCATCAGGCCTCGTGCGACCACTCGCACGAGGCGTTTTTTATTTACCAAATTTTAAGGCATTTTCACCTTTCCATTCTCTTTTTAATGTTTTAAAATTTAAAATAACTCCAAACATAATGTCATTTGTCCACCTTCATACGCATAGCCACTATAGTCTGCTTGACGGTTTGGCTAAAATAGACGATTTGGTCAGAGCCGCCGCGGAATACGGGATGCCCGCTTTGGCCTTAACTGACCACGGCAATCTTTACGGCGCGATTGAGTTTTATCAAAAATCAAAAAACGCGGGAATTAAACCGATAATAGGCGTGGAGGCGTATCTCGCCTCTACCTCCCGCCATTCAAAAAAAGTCGGACTTGATGAAAAACGTTTTCACCTCGTGCTTCTGGCTGAAAATAACGAGGGTTACCAAAATCTTTTAAAATTGGTCACGGCATCGCATCTTGAAGGATTTTACTATAAACCGCGCATAGATAAAGAAATACTGCGCAGATATTCAAAAGGCCTTATCGGCACTTCAAGCTGTATGGGCGGCGAAATACCGCGAGCTTTGATTGCCGGCGACTTTGACCAAGCCAGAAAACTCGCGTTTGAATATCAAGAAATCTTCGGAAAAAACAACTTTTTTATTGAACTTTCGCATCATCCCGGAATACCAAATCATGACCGCGCGCAAAAAGCCCTGAAACAGCTTGCGCGCGACCTTAAAATCCCGACTATTGCCGCGCAGGACATTCATTATGTTTCCAAAGAAGACGCTCAGGCCCAAGATGTGCTGCTAGCAGTTCAAACAAATTCCAGGTTGGACGATGCCGACCGGATGACTATGAAAAACGACGATTTTTCCATGAGGTCCCCGAAAGAAATGACGGATCTTTTTCGGGACGCGCCCGAAGCCATAGCCAATACTTTAGAAATTGCTTCAAGAATAAATATTGAACTGGAGCTCGGAAAAATAAGTTTCCCTCACTATCCTCTTCCGGAAGGACACGGCGCGGATTCTTATCTGGAAAAATTGTGTCTTGACGGACTTAAAAAACGCTACGGCGATGACGTATCCGAAGCCATTAAAAAACGGCTTGATTACGAACTTGCGGTCATCAAAAAAACCGGCTTTGCTTCTTACTTTTTAATAGTGCAGGACATAACCAATTGGTCCAAGAACAAAGGAATAGTAGTCGGTCCGGGCCGGGGCTCCGCGGCAGGGTCGCTCATATCGTATCTGACCAACATAACTAACGTTGACCCCATAAAATACGACTTGCTCTTTGAACGATTTATGAATCCGGACCGCGTAAGCCCGCCGGATATAGACTTGGACTTCGCTGATACCCGCCGCGACGAAGTCTTGGAATATATGACCGAAAAATACGGCTCCGACCATGTGGCGCAGATAATAACATTCGGGACAATGGCCGCTCGGGCAGCCATCCGCGATGCCGGACGCGCTTTAAATCTTTCTTATGCTTTTTGCGATACCCTGGCTAAAATGATTGCTTTCGGCAAAAACCTGACCGAATCTTTGGAAAATAACGCCGAGCTTAAAAATTCATACGAAACCGACCCTGACGCCAAAAGACTCATTGACGCGGCGCGAAAACTGGAAGGCGTGGCGCGACACGCCTCGGTACACGCCTGCGGAACAGTGATAACCAAAGAACCTCTGGTCAACACCGTCCCGCTGCAATACGCCGCGCGCGGGAAAGACACAAACGAAAAAACAATCGTAACCCAGTATGAAATGCACGCGATTGAAGACCTCGGCCTTTTAAAAATGGATATCCTCGGATTAAAAAACCTCAGCATCATTGAAGCCGCGGTCAAATTAATCAAAGAACGGACGGGGAATACCGTTGATTTTGATAAAATGAATCCCGTAGATGCGCGAGTTTTTGAAATGCTGGCTCGCGGCCAGACTTTAGGCGTATTCCAGCTTGAAGGCGGAGGAATGACGCGCTTTTTGACCGACCTCCAGCCCACGGAAATAGAAGATATAATCGCGATGATTTCTCTTTATCGTCCGGGGCCGCTGGATGCCGGAATGATACCCATATACATAAAAAGAAAACACGGCCGGGAGCCGGCAACCTATCTTCATCCAAAGCTTGAACCGATTCTCAAAAAAACGCACGGCATAATGATTTATCAGGAACAGCTTATGCAAGCCGCTCAAGCCGCGTCCGGTTTCACTCTGGCCGAAGCCGATACTCTGCGCAAAGCCGTGGGCAAAAAAATCAAAAAACTTCTTGACGAACAAAAAGAAAAATTCATTTTGGGAGCGGAGAAAACGATAAATAGCCGCGGGATTGGCGAAGAACTTTGGAAAATCATAGAGCCGTTCGCGGGATACGGTTTTAACCGCTCGCACGCGGCAGCCTACGCTTTAGTCGCCTATCAAACCGCGTGGCTTAAATGCCACTACCCGCTTGAATTTATGGCGTCTCTAATGAACGCCGACGAAAAAGATATTGAAAGAATAGCGATTCTGGTTAATGAGGCGAAAAAATCAGGCATATCCGTTTTGCCTCCGGATATAAATCAAAGTGACGAAGGGTTCACCCCCAGGATCGGAGAAAATCCGACAATCCGTTTCGGGTTGCGCACCATTAAAAATGTCGGCTCAAACTCTGTTTCGGCGATTATAGAAGAGAGAAAAACAAACGGCCCGTATTCAAGTTTGGCAGACCTCCTGGAAAGATCGCCGTCCAAAGATTTAAACAAAAAATCCTTGGAGTCGCTGATAAAATCAGGAGCGCTTGACAATATCGGCGAAAGAAACCAGATGCTGGATAATCTGGAAGCGATTCTTTCATATCATCGGGATTCGGCCAAAACCCGGGCGCAAAACCAATCCTCGCTTTTCAGCTTAATGAATGACCGCGCCGTCCTCCCCCAGCTTAAATTGAACGCGGCCCGTCCCGCGACTGACGAAGAAAAACTGCGCTGGGAGCGCGAGCTTCTCGGATTATACATTTCAAGCCACCCTCTTGAAAAAATGAAAGACAAACTCAAAAAAGAAAAAATGCAGATAGAAACCGCCAAGACTCTGGTTGACGGCGCTCCGGCTTCGGTTGGAGCAATGATAGAGAGCATTCAAAAAATTACCACTAAAAAGGGGGAACCGATGGTTTTTCTTAAACTTCTTGATCTTTCCGGAGCAATGGAAGCAATTGTCTTTCCGAGAACTCTTACCGAATACGGCTCGCTTATTATTGAAGAAAAAGGAATAAAAATAAAAGGAAGAATAAGCCATCGAAACGGCCGTACGGCTTTAATTGCCAACGAAATAAGGGTATTATAAAATATATAAATGGCTAAAGACAGAGACAAAAAACCGTCCCAAGACCATAGAGATATAAGCCGAGAATTGGACTTATTTTCTTTTCAGGAGGTGGCGCCCGGGGCGCCTTTCTGGCATCCGAAAGGCATGATAATTTTTAGGGAGCTGGAAAAATATGCGCGAAAAATTAACGACGAGGGAGGCTACAGCGAAACCTCAACGCCGATTTTGGTTAAAAAAGAGGTTTTTGAAAAATCCGGGCATTGGCAATACTTTCGGGAGAATATGTTTTATTTTAAA
The genomic region above belongs to Candidatus Niyogibacteria bacterium and contains:
- a CDS encoding DNA polymerase III subunit alpha, whose translation is MSFVHLHTHSHYSLLDGLAKIDDLVRAAAEYGMPALALTDHGNLYGAIEFYQKSKNAGIKPIIGVEAYLASTSRHSKKVGLDEKRFHLVLLAENNEGYQNLLKLVTASHLEGFYYKPRIDKEILRRYSKGLIGTSSCMGGEIPRALIAGDFDQARKLAFEYQEIFGKNNFFIELSHHPGIPNHDRAQKALKQLARDLKIPTIAAQDIHYVSKEDAQAQDVLLAVQTNSRLDDADRMTMKNDDFSMRSPKEMTDLFRDAPEAIANTLEIASRINIELELGKISFPHYPLPEGHGADSYLEKLCLDGLKKRYGDDVSEAIKKRLDYELAVIKKTGFASYFLIVQDITNWSKNKGIVVGPGRGSAAGSLISYLTNITNVDPIKYDLLFERFMNPDRVSPPDIDLDFADTRRDEVLEYMTEKYGSDHVAQIITFGTMAARAAIRDAGRALNLSYAFCDTLAKMIAFGKNLTESLENNAELKNSYETDPDAKRLIDAARKLEGVARHASVHACGTVITKEPLVNTVPLQYAARGKDTNEKTIVTQYEMHAIEDLGLLKMDILGLKNLSIIEAAVKLIKERTGNTVDFDKMNPVDARVFEMLARGQTLGVFQLEGGGMTRFLTDLQPTEIEDIIAMISLYRPGPLDAGMIPIYIKRKHGREPATYLHPKLEPILKKTHGIMIYQEQLMQAAQAASGFTLAEADTLRKAVGKKIKKLLDEQKEKFILGAEKTINSRGIGEELWKIIEPFAGYGFNRSHAAAYALVAYQTAWLKCHYPLEFMASLMNADEKDIERIAILVNEAKKSGISVLPPDINQSDEGFTPRIGENPTIRFGLRTIKNVGSNSVSAIIEERKTNGPYSSLADLLERSPSKDLNKKSLESLIKSGALDNIGERNQMLDNLEAILSYHRDSAKTRAQNQSSLFSLMNDRAVLPQLKLNAARPATDEEKLRWERELLGLYISSHPLEKMKDKLKKEKMQIETAKTLVDGAPASVGAMIESIQKITTKKGEPMVFLKLLDLSGAMEAIVFPRTLTEYGSLIIEEKGIKIKGRISHRNGRTALIANEIRVL